A genome region from Arachis duranensis cultivar V14167 chromosome 8, aradu.V14167.gnm2.J7QH, whole genome shotgun sequence includes the following:
- the LOC107462471 gene encoding organic cation/carnitine transporter 4-like isoform X1 has protein sequence MPRTPFSDSDELRTPLVATAAKEAETEKLCIDEMLRKYCGEFGKWQLRHFIFTSLAWALEAFHTMVMIFADREPEWRCTAATSATCGMARSTCEIRPDDWEWVSGRGVATVSEWGLICGDKFKVGLVQSLFFTGCMIGAGIFGHLSDSFLGRKGSLMVVCALNAIFGCLTAFSPNYWIYVIFRLLTGFSTGGVGLCAFVLATEPIGPAKRGIAGMSTFYFFSIGIAILSAVAYVFQTWRALYIASSIPSILFVFLVIPFLSESPRWYLVRGRVTEAMKIMSIIASTNGKHLPSGVLLALDEEVEVEAEAKTEALTLTYKNNNNKSLKNKNAVGGSIVDVLRSPVTRIRLILMVAINFFCSVVYYGLSLNVVNLDTNLYMNVALNAVAEMPAFGITAILLDKFGRKPLAIGTMWFSGLFCLLGSLMGNVGVWKLVRMVCGILGIFGMAGTYNLLFIYAAELFPTVVRNAALGCATQAVQMGAILSPVVVVLGGWLPFAVFAVCGIVGGMFAFYLPETLNQPLYDTFSGLEAGLV, from the exons ATGCCAAGGACACCGTTCTCGGACTCCGATGAGCTCCGTACGCCGCTGGTGGCGACGGCAGCAAAGGAGGCGGAGACGGAAAAGCTCTGCATCGACGAAATGCTTCGAAAGTACTGCGGCGAGTTCGGAAAGTGGCAGTTGAGACACTTCATCTTCACAAGTCTCGCGTGGGCGTTGGAGGCATTCCACACCATGGTCATGATCTTTGCCGATCGTGAACCGGAGTGGCGATGTACCGCTGCCACCTCCGCCACCTGCGGAATGGCTAGGAGCACCTGCGAGATCCGGCCGGACGACTGGGAATGGGTTAGTGGACGCGGCGTCGCCACCGTATCAGAATGGGGACTTATTTGCGGCGATAAATTTAAAGTTGGGCTCGTCCAATCCTTATTCTTTACTGGATGTATGATTG GTGCTGGAATATTTGGTCACCTCTCAGACTCTTTTCTTGGAAGGAAAGGTTCATTGATGGTCGTTTGTGCTTTAAACGCCATTTTTGGTTGCCTCACAGCATTTTCGCCAAACTATTGGATCTACGTCATTTTCCGCCTCCTCACTGGTTTCAGTACTGGCGGCGTTGGCCTATGCGCATTCGTCCTTGCCACCGAGCCAATCGGCCCAGCAAAACGTGGCATCGCCGGAATGTCTaccttctacttcttctccatcGGCATTGCAATCCTCTCTGCCGTTGCTTACGTCTTCCAAACATGGCGCGCGCTTTACATTGCGTCCTCCATCCCTTCCATTCTCTTCGTCTTCCTCGTCATCCCTTTCCTCTCAGAGTCACCAAGATGGTACCTCGTTCGTGGAAGAGTAACTGAAGCCATGAAGATCATGTCTATCATTGCTTCTACCAATGGGAAGCACCTCCCTAGTGGTGTTCTTCTTGCACTTGACGAAGAAGTCGAAGTAGAAGcagaagcaaaaacagaagCACTAACTTTGACTTataagaacaacaacaataagtctttgaaaaacaaaaatgcaGTTGGTGGTTCTATCGTTGACGTGCTTCGCTCCCCAGTCACTAGAATAAGGTTGATTCTAATGGTGGCAATCAACTTCTTTTGCTCTGTTGTTTACTATGGTCTGAGTTTGAACGTGGTAAATCTTGATACCAACCTTTACATGAACGTGGCGTTGAATGCGGTGGCAGAGATGCCGGCATTTGGGATAACGGCGATTTTGTTGGACAAGTTTGGGAGGAAGCCATTGGCAATAGGGACAATGTGGTTCAGCGGATTATTTTGTTTGTTAGGTAGTTTAATGGGTAATGTTGGAGTGTGGAAGTTAGTTAGAATGGTGTGTGGTATTTTGGGAATATTTGGGATGGCCGGAACTTATAATTTGTTGTTTATTTACGCGGCGGAGTTGTTTCCTACAGTGGTCAGGAACGCGGCACTTGGGTGCGCCACGCAAGCGGTGCAAATGGGGGCGATATTGTCGCCGGTGGTGGTGGTTTTGGGTGGCTGGTTGCCGTTCGCAGTGTTTGCTGTATGTGGAATAGTGGGTGGCATGTTTGCATTTTATTTGCCGGAAACTTTGAATCAGCCTTTGTATGATACATTCTCTGGGTTGGAAGCTGGGCTTGTTTGA
- the LOC107462471 gene encoding organic cation/carnitine transporter 4-like isoform X2, with protein sequence MPRTPFSDSDELRTPLVATAAKEAETEKLCIDEMLRKYCGEFGKWQLRHFIFTSLAWALEAFHTMVMIFADREPEWRCTAATSATCGMARSTCEIRPDDWEWVSGRGVATVSEWGLICGDKFKVGLVQSLFFTGCAGIFGHLSDSFLGRKGSLMVVCALNAIFGCLTAFSPNYWIYVIFRLLTGFSTGGVGLCAFVLATEPIGPAKRGIAGMSTFYFFSIGIAILSAVAYVFQTWRALYIASSIPSILFVFLVIPFLSESPRWYLVRGRVTEAMKIMSIIASTNGKHLPSGVLLALDEEVEVEAEAKTEALTLTYKNNNNKSLKNKNAVGGSIVDVLRSPVTRIRLILMVAINFFCSVVYYGLSLNVVNLDTNLYMNVALNAVAEMPAFGITAILLDKFGRKPLAIGTMWFSGLFCLLGSLMGNVGVWKLVRMVCGILGIFGMAGTYNLLFIYAAELFPTVVRNAALGCATQAVQMGAILSPVVVVLGGWLPFAVFAVCGIVGGMFAFYLPETLNQPLYDTFSGLEAGLV encoded by the exons ATGCCAAGGACACCGTTCTCGGACTCCGATGAGCTCCGTACGCCGCTGGTGGCGACGGCAGCAAAGGAGGCGGAGACGGAAAAGCTCTGCATCGACGAAATGCTTCGAAAGTACTGCGGCGAGTTCGGAAAGTGGCAGTTGAGACACTTCATCTTCACAAGTCTCGCGTGGGCGTTGGAGGCATTCCACACCATGGTCATGATCTTTGCCGATCGTGAACCGGAGTGGCGATGTACCGCTGCCACCTCCGCCACCTGCGGAATGGCTAGGAGCACCTGCGAGATCCGGCCGGACGACTGGGAATGGGTTAGTGGACGCGGCGTCGCCACCGTATCAGAATGGGGACTTATTTGCGGCGATAAATTTAAAGTTGGGCTCGTCCAATCCTTATTCTTTACTGGAT GTGCTGGAATATTTGGTCACCTCTCAGACTCTTTTCTTGGAAGGAAAGGTTCATTGATGGTCGTTTGTGCTTTAAACGCCATTTTTGGTTGCCTCACAGCATTTTCGCCAAACTATTGGATCTACGTCATTTTCCGCCTCCTCACTGGTTTCAGTACTGGCGGCGTTGGCCTATGCGCATTCGTCCTTGCCACCGAGCCAATCGGCCCAGCAAAACGTGGCATCGCCGGAATGTCTaccttctacttcttctccatcGGCATTGCAATCCTCTCTGCCGTTGCTTACGTCTTCCAAACATGGCGCGCGCTTTACATTGCGTCCTCCATCCCTTCCATTCTCTTCGTCTTCCTCGTCATCCCTTTCCTCTCAGAGTCACCAAGATGGTACCTCGTTCGTGGAAGAGTAACTGAAGCCATGAAGATCATGTCTATCATTGCTTCTACCAATGGGAAGCACCTCCCTAGTGGTGTTCTTCTTGCACTTGACGAAGAAGTCGAAGTAGAAGcagaagcaaaaacagaagCACTAACTTTGACTTataagaacaacaacaataagtctttgaaaaacaaaaatgcaGTTGGTGGTTCTATCGTTGACGTGCTTCGCTCCCCAGTCACTAGAATAAGGTTGATTCTAATGGTGGCAATCAACTTCTTTTGCTCTGTTGTTTACTATGGTCTGAGTTTGAACGTGGTAAATCTTGATACCAACCTTTACATGAACGTGGCGTTGAATGCGGTGGCAGAGATGCCGGCATTTGGGATAACGGCGATTTTGTTGGACAAGTTTGGGAGGAAGCCATTGGCAATAGGGACAATGTGGTTCAGCGGATTATTTTGTTTGTTAGGTAGTTTAATGGGTAATGTTGGAGTGTGGAAGTTAGTTAGAATGGTGTGTGGTATTTTGGGAATATTTGGGATGGCCGGAACTTATAATTTGTTGTTTATTTACGCGGCGGAGTTGTTTCCTACAGTGGTCAGGAACGCGGCACTTGGGTGCGCCACGCAAGCGGTGCAAATGGGGGCGATATTGTCGCCGGTGGTGGTGGTTTTGGGTGGCTGGTTGCCGTTCGCAGTGTTTGCTGTATGTGGAATAGTGGGTGGCATGTTTGCATTTTATTTGCCGGAAACTTTGAATCAGCCTTTGTATGATACATTCTCTGGGTTGGAAGCTGGGCTTGTTTGA